GGTCCGCGATGCGATCAAGTTGATTGAAGCCGATGGTTGGGTTCATGTAAGAACACGCGGCAGCCATCGACAATTTAATCATGCGATCAAACGCGGGCTTGTTACTATTCCG
The sequence above is drawn from the Planctomycetia bacterium genome and encodes:
- a CDS encoding type II toxin-antitoxin system HicA family toxin, which produces MKVRDAIKLIEADGWVHVRTRGSHRQFNHAIKRGLVTIPGKPNDDLSPGTMNSILKQAGLR